acaaaaaaaagaacagggtcctatgaaagcatttaaaaagtggTCTGATCATGTGTGTGGATATGGAGAACTTATCCTACCTAAGGGCTCCTTGGGTAAATGATATTTGACTGATGCCTGAGTAAGACAAAGGTACGGGAGTATGGAGCGGGCAGGAGCACTTTAGCCTAAAGCATGTGTAACTGTTCTGGGTTCTGAGGTAAAGAAAGACAGTAGTGCAGTGATTAAGAACATGACTTTGGAGACAGACTACCTGGATTTGAGTCACCACTTATTATTAGCTCTGTGTACTAAGGCAAGTTACTCAATCTCTCCGagcttccatttttctcatttttaaaaaatggatataatagAAGCATTTACCTTACAGGGTtactatgaaaattaaatcagttgatatatatgtgtgtgtgtgtatataccagACCTTGCCACATAGTAAATGCCACATAGTGTTAGTAATTAATGAATACAGCTATTCtgaggaatgaaatgaaataaagctaCTGTGATGAGAagtgtaaaaaaagaaactggagagaTTGGTAGGAATATAATCAAAAGGTTTTAAGCCGCAGAGTaactattataataataaaaatataactggtAAAATCTCTCTCTCCAGACCCCATCCTCCTTACTGCCAAAAGAATACAAACTGATTGCATCAGctcttcctttcaaattttcaaaGGCTCCTCATCTTCTGCCCACATGACAAAAACCAAACCACCTTACACAAGTTAAAATGCTTTTCAGTATCACTCCATTCTACATTTATGGCCACacagttcatttcctttttttttccaaactatcTTCAACCACCAACATAAATGAGCATCAATATTACAAATGTCTCACTGTTCTCAACACTCTGACACTATACACCCTTGTGGTTCTCTCCTCAGCAGTAATCCCTTTTTTCACCGTTGACTAGGAATCTGGTACCACTACAGTTCAAGACATTTCCAcccacattgttttttttttctccaactgtGTTAGAATGACTGCATTTCTACAAAACTTCAGAAATGTGCTGTTGATGTGGACTTATATAAGAATTCAGATATTTTTCCCTATTTCAAAGCTTGTTCTTTTCCGAGACTCCATACAAAAGCTCTTTATAAAACtggaaagagtttttaaaaaagagataaaactcTTGTCAACCCCAAAGTCAGGATCACTTCATCAAGATCAACAGTGGAACCAAACATTAACTGTCCTGGAAGTCAGAATTAAAGGCATAAGTTCTTAACCAGAGGTCCACGGACTCCTCAGGGCTACAAAGTAGTTTTATGAAGCCCCTCAAATCGCATGCAAAGTATATGTACATGCCTTTTTCTGGGGAGAGGGTTCATACCTTTCATCAGAGTTTCAAAGATATCTGTGACCTCCAAAAGGTTAAGAAGTGCtctagagaaaaagcaaagacaagCAAATGTGATTAAAAAAGTGAATCCTTTTCAGGGGCACCCTAAGTGGCTCAATCAGGtaagcttccgactcttgatttcagttcaggtcatgatctcagggtcattagactGAGCCCAatgtctggctccccactcaaccgggagtctgtttgagactctctccatctccccctccctccctctctaaaaaagaaatacatatttaaaaaaaaggggggggggctggatggctaagtggttgagcatctgcctttggctcagggtgtgaccctgggatcctgggatagagtcccacatccggctcctcacagggagcttgcttctgcccatgtctctgcgtctgtgtctctcatgaataaataaaatctttaaaaaaaaaaaaaaaagggtgcatCCTTTTCAGGCCATCAGATTTTATGGAAAGAAACACTCCATAAACCAACATAAAATCCATAAAGGCAAGTCTCAAGACTAGTGACTTACTCCGGGtattttaaaagtggaattaataaaaagaaaatattaaatctcctactcatatttcctttttgtctcattcactcaaaactttcttttcagggcacctggtggctcagtcagttaagggtcccaTGCTAGATTTCAACTCAGATTGTTATCTTACGGCtgtaagattgagccccgcgCCACGCTCAGGCTGGAGTCTGTTTatcgctctccctctgctcacactctccctctctgaaataaataaatgaataaactctttaaaaaagccaactttcttttctgtgtatattttataacatacCTAACAGTTTCAcagaacataatttatttaacacataCAACAGAGGTGGTTACTCAATTTTCTTCACTTCTCGACTTAGGAGACCACTGATATAACCCACATGTTTCAGTGCTACCAACTTAACAGCAACTCCAGGATACGTGAAAACCCACTAATCCACTTCAGAATCCATGGGTGAAAAATCAGATTTCACAGAAAGGCTAACTGCTGCCAACGAGCATGTGCCCTCCCCACCCTTATTCTCCTTACTCCTTTGTAAAAGCTCTTCAAGTCTTAAAGGATCAGTTTACAGCTTTGGCTAAATCAGCCTGGTTTGTCCAAGGTTCCCAGGATGATGGGACCAAAGTACCTGATGGGAAAACTACTTGTGAAGCCGCAAATGGACAAGTAATCAAGATATTCTCTCAACTGACCCTAAAATAAACTATTCTCTTCTTCAGGAAAATAATCATCCCAATGTGCGGAAGCTACCAAGATTCACAAAAGACACCATTTAAAACCGCCCTGTGACTGAGTGTCACCCAGTGGTGACACCACGAGATGCAGGGCCCTCCGCGagatgaaaaggagagagagaaacctaggGCTCTCCCAAAACATCACAGTTAAGAGTGAGCAGTGTTCCCGCTGGTAAGGAcagggcgggggcggcggcggcggcggggaatCCGAGGACTGCTGGATCCCAGGTGCTGTGCCTTCACGACCCGAGGTCCCCGAGGTCGCTGGCGTCTGAGAGGCCTAGCTCCTGAGGCCTCTCCTCAGATTTCAAAGTTAGCTCCGAGGGCGTaaccccacttaaaaaaaaaaaaaaaaaaaaaaggagtgggcGCGTTCTCGTGTCCGAAAGGCGGACGGGGAGAAACACAAAGCTGCCGTCATCAGCGGACGGGAATGCCGGCCTGGGAAAACGGACGGGAACGCGTcgacccaggaaaaaaaaaggggtcCTGGCTCCAGCGCGGGGCAAAAGGGGGGACCACTGACGTAATGCACCTCTGACGAGAACCGAGAAGGGACCGGAGCAGGTTGGAAGCACTTGCATGCCCGGCGGGGAAGGGACGGATGATACGAGGGCGAAGAAAGAGCCGAAATAGCAAAGATGCCGCAAAACCATACGGAGAAGTGGGAAATTCGGGAAGGCGTAGTGGGCAAGACCAGAGgcacaaaagaaaagaactacGGCGGGAGCCAGGAAGCGAAGTGGAAAAGCCGGCAAGGCGGACACGTAGTAAAAGGCGCAAGCCGGCCGGCAGAACGCAGTCCCCAGAACGCCTAAGGCAGCCTCTCCCCGCCTCACGGTACCTTCAGCTTATGGAGCTCCACCGTCTCCGCCGCCATCTTGCCGCCCCTCCAGGCCGCCACCCCCGCCCGCGGCCTCCGCTTCCCGGAGCTCCCGCCTGGCCGCCGCGAGCCACGCGAACCAATCGCGGTGGCTCTTACTCCCGCCTCACACTACCAACCCCTCCCATTAGTCCAGAGCGGACGTCGCGCTCGCCGGGCCGGAGGCTTCCCCCGGCTCTCTCCgaaggcggggcgggggaggggcgggccctGCGCGGTCCGAACGGCGGAAACGGCGGCCAATCGCGCGGCCCCGTCGCAAACTGCCAGCCAATGGGTGGCGGCAGCGCTGACCGCGTTCCACCAATAGGGGGAGGGCGGCTGGGCGGGGGCGGTGGCTTCCTGGAGACCGCAGGTGTGGGAGCGGACGCCGCGCCTCGAGTGGGACCCGCTGGGGAAGCCGCAGGTAGGGGCCCCCAAGACCTGTAAGGGGGCTGAGGAGAAACGCGGGGAGGCGAGAAGCGGGGGCGGGAAAGCCTGGAGCGTCGGCTAAGAACCTGGAGAGGAGCTCCTGAGGGAGCCCCGAGGCCGACCGACGGACGACGCCCGAGAGGGAAGCCGGGAGGCGCGCGGGGCGGGCTCAACACCAGGGTTTGGGGAGTTTTAAGGAAAGCCGGGCTGGCCAGATCGGCTTCACAACTCGGCGTCGACAAGCACGATTTTAAAGGGCCAAGTTCAGATGATCAGGGCCGCCCCTGGAATCGGGGACAGGGCTCCATCTCTCGAGATGCTGCACGCAGGTCCCTTCCTAGCTCCGTCGAAAAGCCAGGAGGGGAAATACTGGGCAGCGCCCCGCTCTTGAGAAAGGGATTGGGACGCGGCCTGCTTACAGGCCACGGGGATGAGAGAAACGACGGCAAGCCCCCGAGGAAGGTGCGGACTAAAGGAGTCTTGTCTGCTCACCCCGCGTTCCTGGTTTCCCCTGCTGCCAGGACTCCCTGCCCCAAGCCTAGGCTCACCCCTTCAGGTTACGGTTGAACTTTAAGGATCACAGTGAGTAAGAGTAAAGAGGGCCTGTCTcgccttttaaattttcttccccaagttttcagtttttccttcgTGCACAGTGGGGAAGCTCTTCCCAGTGGAGTTCAGGGGATTTGGACTACTCAGGAGACAATTTGTGGGAACAAACTCAAAGAGAGGTTGACAGGAAATTGAGTTGGACTCCTGCCTGATCCCCCATTGTGGTAGGATGAATGTGGGGGTGGCACACAGCGAAGTAAACCCCAACACTCGCGTGATGAATAGCCGGGGCATCTGGCTGGCCTACATCATCTTGGTAGGACTGCTGCATGTGGTTCTACTCAGCATCCCCTTCTTCAGCATACCTGTTGTCTGGACCCTGACCAACGTCATCCATAACTTGGTGAGCACTAAACCACACCCTTATACCCAACCCAGGCCTTTCccaatcaaaaacaaaatcatttgtcTTCCTTTTGGGATCTCCGCATAATTCCTGGGCTGAAGGACTATTTTCTGCCTCCTCACactgcccccttccctcctcctagGCTATGTATGTCTTCTTACATACAGTGAAAGGGACACCCTTTGAGACCCCTGACCAAGGGAAGGCTCGGCTACTGACACACTGGGAACAGATGGACTACGGGCTCCAATTTACCTCCTCCCGCAAATTCCTCAGCATCTCTCCTATTGTACTGTGAGTCCAGGGGGAGATAATGGGAAATGCTCCAAGTGTCGGGTgcagacaccccccacccccaccccggaaaGCTTTAAAAGAGCAGACTATTCTCTTAGACCCTTTGAAGATATTATGGTATGGTCTAAATCTAGGGAGAGCAGTAAAAAGTAGGAAATAGTAGTCAAGCATTCCTTGCTGCCTCTTTGGTGGTATGGGAATGCAGAAAGGACTGAAAAAACATCCAAGTAAAACCAAATGGTTTTACACTTCCAAAGGAAGTGAATAAAGAAAGCCAGACTGATATAGATCTGTGAAAACTGTGGGGAATGGAAGCAAAGGAACTCTCATATAGGCATACAGTCATATGGGCTTCAGTTGTCATTTGCCATGTCGTTAACAATTCAAAAACACTAACTTCTAAATCTCCGGTTAAAGGTGCTGATTTTCTCCCCAACCCCAAAGTAAATACTGTTAATTTAGCTGGAATACTTTCAGATATTCTAGGACTACACGCAGTAAAACTGGTCATTTAAAATAGAAGTCACTGGAAGATCATAAATATGAATAGGGAAAGCCAACTTCACTCAACGCATTTCTTCTCTCCCCAGCTACCTCCTGGCCAGCTTCTACACCAAGTATGATGCTGCTCACTTCATCATCAACACAGCCTCATTGCTTAGCGTACTGCTGCCTAAGTTACCCCAATTCCATGGGGTTCGTCTCTTTGGCATCAACAAATACTGAGGGATAGGGCTGGGGATAACACTGGACCAAAGGGCTAGAACATCCTTTCCTTCTCCGTATTGTCTTCTGTATCTTGAAAGCCTGAGAACTATATAACCTTTCCCCAACTCCAGGAAGAGAACAGATTGGAAAATGGGGCTCCCGGGGCCCAGCCCTAAGAGCAAATTTTTTTGAATCAGGAAAGGTGGGAAAGATAAGGGCTCAATCACTCTCCTTCACAGCAGGAAGCCATGTTTAAACAGCTCGTTTGGTAACTGAGCAgcttgttttgtgattttttctaGATCTTCTACCCACACCACTTTCCAGCTCTGTTTTGCTgtgtattttccttataataaagatactttttttttttctttccagatatgGCTACAGTTTGGTCAGCAGGAAGGGTAGGGAAATGTCCTTATAAGGCTAGGGAAGAAACAAGGAATAGCAACTTACTGTATAAAACTTCTCTAAGGTATTTTTTATCCCCTCTCCCTTGGTCCTGTAGGAGGTGCCCTTCATTCTCAGCTAACACTTAGTAGGAAAAGGATGCTCAAGTGAGAAAAAGGGCTCCAACTATATGggcaaagaagagagggaagataCAGGTTGCcagttatatatttatagaaagataATCCCCTGGCtttaaatagatatatacatacaaatatgaacaaacttaaaaaaatacaaaccctTGGATCATAAGGGGGCTTCTGGGAGCCCCTTTATCCTTCCCCCTCACCCAAGGGCAGAGGGCAtgagtctgctttttaaaaattattagttttgGCCATCCCTGCAGCAACAAGCATGAAGTTGGGTGATTACCCACAAGGTGAATGTCAGAGGAAAAATTCAGAGTTCCCACTCTGAACTCTGTATAATCTCCTATAATTAGGGCTACATGCTTCTTGTTCTGTCTTTTAACTAGTATGTTGGCATAAAGGAGGGGGCTCCCTCCTGAAATGGGTCAAAAAATAAGATAGACTTGTagtttaaaaagggggggaaagtGTCACCTGCTCTAGAAGCAAAAGACAAAGGCATACAGACCCCAGGGAAATACCCAGTTCCCACACAACCATGGAAGATACTGTCCAGCCCAGGTCCAGGCTCTAAGTTCTTTGCTCTAGCCACCCCCTATTTCTTTGGTATTGTCAGAAGACAAGATTCAGTTCCTAGGTGCTGGTGGAAGAGGGAAAGTGGTTCCGGGGCTTCCTACAAGTACTGAGTGAACAATTTGAgcttaaaattttcccttttttaaatatttaaaaataaacaatcaaaacTCCATCCTGTGCTATACACAGCCCTTTTGACTCCCTGACATTGatctgaggaaagaagagaaggggtgTCAACGTTGGAAGGGCCTCCTCACTTTCTTCCGCCGCTTCGGTTTGGCTTCTCCCTTGGGTACTGTGCTGTTGGGCTTAGAGGCTGCAGtgggcccagggccaggctgaGGAGCTGCAAAGAAATTCCCATTGGGCATCTGGCCTGGGGGTACTTGAAAGATCCGGCTCAAGAAATCCTGAAGGTCAGCAGGAGGGGCATCTGGGGTTGCTCTGAGAGTAAAACAGAAGACATTATGAGGCAAGAGATATTAAGAGTTACATGGTTACCTGTGTTACCTGCTTATTATACCTAAGTTAATGatatactggggaaaaaaaaacaaagatatactGAGTCAGCTGCCAAACTTCTTAAGGGTAAAACATCTAGCTGTC
The Canis lupus dingo isolate Sandy chromosome 10, ASM325472v2, whole genome shotgun sequence genome window above contains:
- the ORMDL2 gene encoding ORM1-like protein 2 isoform X1, coding for MELHRLRRHLAAPPGRHPRPRPPLPGAPAWPPRATRTNRGGSYSRLTLPTPPISPERTSRSPGRRLPPALSEGGAGEGRALRGPNGGNGGQSRGPVANCQPMGGGSADRVPPIGGGRLGGGGGFLETAGVGADAAPRVGPAGEAAVKGTPFETPDQGKARLLTHWEQMDYGLQFTSSRKFLSISPIVLYLLASFYTKYDAAHFIINTASLLSVLLPKLPQFHGVRLFGINKY
- the ORMDL2 gene encoding ORM1-like protein 2 isoform X2, producing the protein MIRGRRKSRNSKDAAKPYGEVGNSGRRSGQDQRHKRKELRREPGSEVEKPARRTRSKRRKPAGRTQSPERLRQPLPASRYLQLMELHRLRRHLAAPPGRHPRPRPPLPGAPAWPPRATRTNRGGSYSRLTLPTPPISPERTSRSPGRRLPPALSEGGAGEGRALRGPNGGNGGQSRGPVANCQPMGGGSADRVPPIGGGRLGGGGGFLETAGVGADAAPRVGPAGEAAGYVCLLTYSERDTL
- the ORMDL2 gene encoding ORM1-like protein 2 isoform X3, with the translated sequence MNVGVAHSEVNPNTRVMNSRGIWLAYIILVGLLHVVLLSIPFFSIPVVWTLTNVIHNLAMYVFLHTVKGTPFETPDQGKARLLTHWEQMDYGLQFTSSRKFLSISPIVLYLLASFYTKYDAAHFIINTASLLSVLLPKLPQFHGVRLFGINKY